A DNA window from Streptococcus sp. LPB0220 contains the following coding sequences:
- a CDS encoding aminopeptidase, whose protein sequence is MVLPNFKENLEKYAKLLVANGINVQPGHTLVLNIDVEQRELAHLIVKEAYALGAHEVIVQWADDFTTREKFLHAPMDRLDNVPDYKIAEMNYLLDHKASRLGVRSSDPGALNGVDAEKLSASAKALGMAMKPMRIATQSNKVSWTVAAAAGLEWAKKVFPNAASDEEAVDLLWDQIFKTCRVYEEDPVKAWEEHAAILKSKADTLNKEQFSALHYTAPGTDLTLGLPKNHVWESAGAINAQGESFLPNMPTEEVFTAPDFRRAEGYVTSTKPLSYNGNIIEGIKVTFENGEIVDITAEKGDQVMKDLVFKNKGARALGECALVPDPSPISQSGITFFNTLFDENASNHLAIGAAYATSVEGGAEFTEEELEAAGLNRSDVHVDFMIGSSQMNIDGIREDGTRVPVFRNGDWAI, encoded by the coding sequence ATGGTTTTACCAAATTTTAAAGAAAACCTCGAAAAATACGCTAAATTGTTAGTGGCGAACGGTATCAATGTGCAACCTGGGCATACCTTGGTCTTGAACATCGATGTGGAACAAAGAGAATTGGCCCACTTGATCGTGAAGGAAGCCTATGCTTTGGGTGCGCACGAAGTGATTGTCCAATGGGCCGATGACTTCACTACCCGGGAAAAATTCCTCCATGCACCGATGGATCGTTTGGACAATGTGCCAGACTATAAGATCGCGGAGATGAACTACCTCTTAGACCACAAGGCTAGTCGCTTGGGTGTGCGCTCGTCTGATCCAGGTGCCTTAAATGGTGTTGATGCAGAGAAGCTTTCTGCCTCAGCTAAGGCTTTGGGCATGGCCATGAAACCAATGCGCATCGCTACTCAATCCAACAAGGTCAGCTGGACCGTTGCTGCAGCAGCAGGTTTAGAATGGGCGAAAAAGGTCTTCCCTAATGCGGCGAGCGATGAAGAAGCAGTGGATCTCCTGTGGGATCAAATCTTCAAGACATGCCGGGTCTATGAGGAAGATCCAGTCAAGGCTTGGGAAGAGCATGCTGCTATTCTCAAGAGCAAGGCAGATACACTGAATAAGGAACAATTCTCAGCTCTTCATTACACAGCCCCAGGGACTGATTTGACTCTTGGCTTGCCGAAAAACCACGTCTGGGAATCTGCCGGAGCCATCAATGCCCAAGGTGAAAGCTTCTTGCCAAACATGCCGACAGAAGAGGTCTTCACAGCTCCTGACTTCCGTCGTGCTGAAGGTTATGTTACCTCTACAAAACCGCTTAGCTACAATGGGAACATCATCGAAGGCATCAAAGTGACCTTTGAAAATGGAGAAATCGTAGATATCACCGCAGAAAAAGGCGATCAAGTCATGAAAGATTTGGTCTTCAAAAACAAGGGAGCGCGTGCCTTGGGTGAATGTGCTCTCGTACCAGATCCAAGCCCAATTTCCCAATCAGGCATTACCTTCTTCAATACTCTCTTTGATGAAAATGCATCTAACCACTTGGCCATCGGGGCAGCCTATGCCACCAGCGTAGAAGGGGGCGCAGAATTCACAGAAGAAGAACTCGAAGCAGCCGGCCTTAACCGCTCAGATGTCCACGTCGACTTCATGATCGGCTCAAGCCAAATGAATATCGACGGCATCCGAGAAGACGGCACCCGCGTCCCAGTCTTCCGCAACGGAGATTGGGCAATATAG
- the def gene encoding peptide deformylase, giving the protein MKAIEKVTRASHLIDMDDIIREGNPTLRAVAEDVTFPLSDQEIILGEKMMQFLHYSQDPVMAEKLGLRGGVGLAAPQLDISKRIIAVLVPNPEDADGNPPKEAYSLQEVMYNPKVVAHSVQDAALGDGEGCLSVDRNVPGYVVRHARVTVEYFTKDGEKKRIKLKGYNSIVVQHEIDHTNGIMFYDRINPNNPFEIKEGLLILE; this is encoded by the coding sequence ATGAAAGCAATTGAAAAAGTTACAAGAGCGTCCCATTTGATTGATATGGATGACATTATCCGCGAAGGAAATCCAACACTTCGAGCTGTTGCAGAAGATGTGACCTTCCCTTTGTCTGATCAGGAAATTATCCTGGGTGAAAAAATGATGCAATTCTTGCACTATTCTCAAGACCCTGTTATGGCTGAAAAACTTGGCCTCCGTGGAGGAGTGGGACTCGCTGCCCCTCAGCTGGATATCTCTAAACGAATCATCGCTGTTTTGGTTCCCAATCCAGAAGATGCCGATGGCAACCCACCAAAAGAAGCCTATAGCCTTCAAGAAGTCATGTACAATCCAAAGGTTGTCGCCCATTCTGTTCAAGATGCAGCTCTTGGCGACGGGGAAGGCTGTCTCTCAGTAGACCGCAACGTCCCAGGCTATGTGGTTCGCCATGCCCGCGTGACCGTGGAGTATTTCACAAAAGACGGTGAAAAGAAACGCATCAAACTCAAAGGCTACAACTCCATCGTCGTTCAACATGAAATCGACCACACTAACGGCATCATGTTCTATGACCGCATCAATCCAAACAACCCATTTGAAATCAAAGAAGGACTCTTGATTTTAGAATAG
- a CDS encoding cyclic nucleotide-binding domain-containing protein, producing the protein MKKISPSTRLKEIITDYQLDQIFPGDCLSQLDLVLYQAGDYICRQGSEQDVIPYFLKGRLKIVHSLENGSDTILEIQEKPGLLGEIELLLDRVCITSVIADQDSLVVQLPAQHFKKRLLLDPTFLRSTAKTLAEKLHQINYLAPANFHYSVKERLATHFLEHCDENGTLKPKMNQLALRFGISYRHLNRVIKQMIEEGLVQREGRVYTILDPKMMSDLSIKHAETIDR; encoded by the coding sequence ATGAAAAAAATTTCCCCATCTACCAGACTCAAGGAAATCATCACAGACTACCAATTGGACCAGATCTTTCCGGGCGACTGCCTCAGCCAGCTGGACCTCGTTCTCTACCAGGCTGGAGATTATATCTGCCGCCAGGGTTCTGAGCAAGATGTCATTCCTTATTTTCTCAAAGGCCGGCTCAAGATCGTTCACAGTCTTGAAAACGGCAGTGACACCATCCTTGAAATCCAAGAAAAACCTGGACTCTTAGGAGAGATTGAGCTCCTGCTCGATCGGGTCTGTATTACATCGGTCATTGCAGACCAGGACTCGCTAGTCGTCCAGCTCCCAGCCCAGCACTTTAAGAAACGCCTCCTGCTTGATCCAACCTTTTTGCGCTCTACGGCCAAGACCTTGGCTGAGAAATTGCACCAGATCAACTATTTGGCTCCTGCCAACTTTCATTATTCGGTCAAGGAACGCCTCGCTACGCATTTTCTGGAACATTGCGATGAAAATGGGACCCTCAAACCCAAGATGAATCAGCTGGCCCTGCGTTTTGGGATCAGCTACCGCCACCTTAACCGCGTCATCAAGCAGATGATCGAAGAGGGGTTAGTCCAAAGAGAAGGGCGAGTCTATACGATTTTAGATCCCAAAATGATGAGTGATTTGTCCATCAAACATGCGGAAACCATCGACAGATAA
- a CDS encoding PolC-type DNA polymerase III has translation MSNTFEILMDQLDMPLEMRSSSAFLHAEIQEVVVHKVSRVWEFRFAFVEVLPIALFKELRQRLKDEFSKTGNQATFTIQVANQDFSDDLLQAYYREVFEEGPCASQGFKGLYQDLQVRAEGQELIISGPSSVDTEHFRKNHLPNLAKQLEAYGFPHFTCRVESDEELTEQEVARFEEENEKIFQAANEETLRAMESLAQMAPPPAVEEKPAFDFKAKKAAAKPKLDKAEITPMIEITTEENRIVFEGVVFDVEHKVTRTGRVLISFKMTDYTSSFSLQKWVKNEEEAQKFDMIKKNSWLRVRGNIEMNNFTRDLTMNVQDIQEVVHYARKDLMPEGERRVEFHAHTNMSTMDALPEVEELIAKAAEWGHKAVAITDHGNVQSFPHGFKAAKKAGIQLIYGMEANIVEDKVPITYNEVDLDLNEATYVVFDVETTGLSAIYNDLIQVAASKMYKGNVIEEFDEFIDPGHPLSAFTTQLTGITNEHVRGAKPLVQVLKEFQAFCEGTVLVAHNATFDVGFMNANYERHGLPKITQPVIDTLEFARNLYPDFKRHGLGPLTKRFGVGLEHHHMANYDAEATGRLLFIFIKDVAEKHGVTNLKDLNIDLIDENSYKKARVKHATLYVKNQTGLKNMFKLVSLSGTKYFEGVPRIPKTVLDAHREGLILGSACSEGEVFDAVMSQGVDAAVEVAKYYDFIEVMPPAIYAPLIAKEQVKDMEELQTIIKSLIEVGDRLGKPVLATGNVHYLEPEDEIYREIIVRSLGQGAMINRTIGHGEDAQPAPLPKAHFRTTNEMLDEFAFLGEDLARKIVIENTNALAETFEPVEVVKGDLYTPFIDKAEETVAELTYKRAFEIYGNPLPDIVDLRIEKELTSILGNGFAVIYLASQMLVHRSNERGYLVGSRGSVGSSFVATMIGITEVNPLSPHYVCSQCQYSEFITDGSYGSGFDMPDKDCPNCGHKLSKNGQDIPFETFLGFDGDKVPDIDLNFSGEDQPSAHLDVRDIFGEEYAFRAGTVGTVAAKTAYGFVKGYERDYGKYYRDAEVERLALGAAGVKRTTGQHPGGIVVIPNYMDVYDFTPVQYPADDVTAEWQTTHFNFHDIDENVLKLDVLGHDDPTMIRKLQDLSGIDPNDIPMDDPGVMALFSGTEVLGVTAEQIGTPTGMLGIPEFGTNFVRGMVEETHPTTFAELLQLSGLSHGTDVWLGNAQDLIKAGIADLSTVIGCRDDIMVYLMHAGLEPKTAFTIMERVRKGMWLKISEEERNGYIQAMKENNVPEWYIESCGKIKYMFPKAHAAAYVMMALRVAYFKVHHPLYYYCAYFSIRAKAFDIKTMGAGLEAVKARMKEIAEKRKNNEASNVEIDLYTTLEIVNEMWERGFKFGKLDLYRSQATEFLIDGDTLIPPFVAMDGLGENVAKQIVRAREEGEFLSKTELRKRGGVSSTLVEKMDEMGILGNMPEDNQLSLFDDLF, from the coding sequence ATGTCCAACACCTTTGAAATTTTAATGGATCAGCTGGATATGCCGCTGGAGATGCGATCTTCCAGTGCCTTTTTGCATGCGGAGATTCAAGAAGTCGTGGTGCACAAGGTCAGTCGGGTCTGGGAGTTCCGCTTTGCCTTTGTGGAAGTCTTGCCGATTGCTTTGTTTAAGGAATTGCGCCAGCGCTTGAAGGATGAATTTTCAAAGACAGGAAACCAGGCGACCTTTACCATACAAGTGGCTAATCAGGACTTTTCTGATGATTTATTGCAGGCCTACTACCGGGAGGTCTTTGAGGAAGGTCCTTGTGCTAGTCAAGGATTTAAGGGGCTCTACCAAGACTTGCAGGTGCGCGCGGAAGGGCAGGAATTGATCATCTCAGGGCCTTCTTCGGTTGATACGGAGCATTTTCGTAAGAACCATTTGCCCAATCTTGCCAAGCAGTTGGAAGCCTATGGTTTTCCGCATTTCACCTGTCGGGTGGAGTCTGATGAGGAGTTGACAGAGCAAGAAGTGGCACGCTTTGAAGAGGAAAATGAAAAGATTTTCCAAGCAGCCAATGAAGAGACCTTGCGAGCTATGGAATCCTTGGCCCAGATGGCTCCGCCACCAGCAGTTGAAGAAAAGCCTGCCTTTGATTTCAAGGCTAAGAAGGCGGCGGCTAAACCTAAGCTAGACAAGGCTGAGATCACTCCGATGATCGAGATCACAACAGAAGAGAACCGGATTGTCTTTGAGGGTGTGGTCTTTGACGTGGAGCACAAGGTGACACGGACCGGTCGGGTCTTGATCAGCTTTAAGATGACCGACTATACCTCGAGTTTTTCCCTTCAGAAGTGGGTCAAAAATGAGGAAGAAGCCCAGAAGTTTGACATGATCAAGAAGAACAGCTGGCTACGGGTGCGGGGAAATATCGAAATGAACAATTTCACGCGCGACTTGACTATGAATGTCCAAGACATCCAGGAAGTCGTGCATTATGCCCGCAAGGACCTGATGCCAGAGGGTGAGCGCCGGGTGGAATTCCACGCGCATACCAATATGTCGACGATGGATGCCCTGCCGGAAGTCGAAGAGCTGATTGCCAAGGCAGCTGAGTGGGGGCATAAGGCAGTGGCCATTACTGACCATGGCAATGTGCAGAGTTTTCCGCATGGCTTTAAAGCAGCCAAGAAAGCTGGAATTCAGCTGATCTATGGGATGGAAGCCAATATCGTAGAAGACAAGGTGCCCATCACCTATAACGAGGTGGATCTGGACCTCAATGAAGCGACTTATGTGGTCTTTGACGTGGAAACGACGGGACTTTCAGCCATTTACAATGACTTGATCCAGGTCGCCGCTTCTAAGATGTACAAGGGCAATGTCATTGAGGAGTTTGACGAGTTTATCGACCCGGGCCATCCTTTGTCCGCCTTTACGACCCAATTGACAGGGATCACCAATGAACATGTCCGGGGGGCTAAGCCCTTGGTGCAGGTCTTGAAGGAATTTCAGGCCTTCTGTGAGGGAACGGTTCTCGTTGCCCACAATGCCACCTTTGACGTGGGCTTCATGAATGCCAACTATGAGCGCCATGGTCTTCCCAAGATCACTCAACCGGTCATCGATACCCTGGAATTTGCCCGCAACCTCTATCCAGATTTTAAACGCCATGGCTTGGGGCCATTGACCAAGCGCTTTGGGGTAGGCTTGGAGCACCACCACATGGCCAATTACGATGCGGAAGCAACGGGACGCCTGCTCTTTATCTTCATCAAAGATGTCGCTGAAAAGCATGGGGTGACCAATCTCAAGGACTTGAATATCGATTTGATCGATGAGAATTCTTATAAGAAGGCGCGGGTTAAGCATGCGACTCTCTATGTCAAGAATCAGACTGGCCTTAAGAACATGTTTAAACTGGTTTCACTTTCTGGGACCAAGTATTTCGAAGGAGTCCCACGGATTCCAAAGACTGTGCTGGATGCCCACCGCGAGGGCTTGATCCTCGGATCGGCCTGTTCAGAAGGGGAAGTTTTTGATGCGGTCATGTCGCAAGGTGTGGATGCGGCAGTCGAAGTGGCCAAGTACTACGACTTTATCGAGGTTATGCCGCCAGCTATCTATGCACCCCTCATTGCCAAGGAGCAGGTCAAGGATATGGAGGAGCTCCAGACCATTATCAAGAGCTTGATCGAAGTGGGGGATCGTCTCGGCAAGCCTGTTCTTGCGACAGGAAATGTCCACTATCTGGAGCCGGAAGATGAGATCTATCGGGAGATCATTGTCCGTAGTCTCGGTCAAGGGGCTATGATTAACCGGACCATCGGGCACGGAGAAGATGCCCAGCCAGCGCCACTGCCAAAAGCGCATTTCAGAACTACCAATGAAATGTTGGATGAATTTGCCTTTTTGGGAGAAGACTTGGCGCGCAAGATTGTTATTGAAAACACCAATGCGCTCGCAGAGACCTTTGAGCCGGTCGAAGTGGTCAAGGGTGACCTCTATACGCCATTTATCGACAAAGCCGAAGAAACGGTTGCGGAATTGACCTATAAGCGAGCCTTCGAGATCTATGGTAATCCGCTCCCTGATATTGTCGATTTGCGGATTGAAAAGGAATTAACCTCCATCTTGGGGAATGGCTTTGCCGTGATTTATCTGGCATCGCAAATGCTGGTGCACCGTTCCAATGAGCGGGGCTACCTGGTTGGATCGCGTGGATCCGTTGGATCAAGCTTTGTCGCGACCATGATTGGGATCACCGAGGTTAATCCGCTTTCGCCTCACTATGTTTGTAGCCAGTGCCAGTACAGTGAGTTCATCACAGACGGTTCTTATGGATCTGGTTTTGATATGCCAGACAAGGATTGTCCAAACTGTGGCCACAAGCTCAGCAAAAATGGCCAGGATATTCCTTTTGAAACCTTCCTTGGTTTCGATGGGGACAAGGTACCCGATATCGATTTGAACTTCTCTGGGGAAGACCAGCCGAGTGCCCACTTGGATGTCCGGGATATCTTTGGGGAAGAATATGCCTTCCGGGCAGGAACGGTAGGTACGGTCGCAGCTAAGACTGCCTACGGCTTTGTCAAGGGTTATGAGCGGGACTATGGCAAGTACTACCGGGATGCCGAGGTCGAGCGCTTAGCTCTTGGTGCAGCTGGGGTCAAACGGACGACCGGTCAGCACCCGGGGGGAATCGTTGTTATTCCAAACTATATGGATGTCTATGACTTTACTCCAGTCCAGTATCCGGCAGATGATGTGACAGCTGAATGGCAGACCACCCACTTTAACTTCCACGATATCGATGAGAACGTCCTCAAGCTCGATGTCCTGGGACATGATGATCCGACCATGATTCGCAAGCTCCAAGACTTGTCAGGCATTGATCCGAACGATATCCCTATGGATGATCCAGGGGTCATGGCCCTCTTTTCTGGGACAGAAGTGCTAGGGGTGACAGCTGAGCAGATCGGAACGCCGACAGGGATGTTGGGGATTCCAGAGTTTGGGACCAACTTTGTTCGGGGCATGGTCGAAGAGACCCATCCGACGACCTTCGCGGAGTTACTTCAGCTCTCTGGTTTGTCTCACGGTACCGACGTGTGGTTGGGAAATGCCCAAGACTTGATCAAGGCGGGCATTGCCGACCTATCGACCGTTATCGGGTGTCGGGACGACATCATGGTTTACCTCATGCACGCAGGGCTCGAGCCTAAGACGGCCTTTACCATCATGGAGCGCGTGCGGAAAGGCATGTGGCTCAAGATCTCAGAAGAAGAGCGCAATGGCTACATCCAAGCCATGAAGGAAAACAATGTTCCTGAGTGGTACATCGAGTCCTGTGGAAAGATCAAGTACATGTTCCCCAAAGCCCATGCGGCGGCCTACGTTATGATGGCCCTTCGGGTGGCCTACTTTAAGGTGCATCATCCTCTCTATTATTACTGTGCCTACTTCTCGATTCGGGCCAAGGCCTTTGATATCAAAACCATGGGAGCTGGCCTGGAGGCCGTGAAAGCTCGAATGAAAGAAATAGCTGAGAAACGCAAGAATAATGAAGCTTCCAACGTAGAGATCGACCTCTACACCACCCTTGAGATTGTCAATGAGATGTGGGAGCGTGGCTTCAAGTTTGGCAAGCTCGACCTCTATCGCAGTCAGGCGACAGAATTCTTGATTGATGGGGATACCCTGATTCCACCATTTGTCGCTATGGATGGTCTGGGAGAGAACGTTGCCAAGCAAATCGTGCGGGCGCGTGAAGAAGGAGAATTCCTCTCTAAGACCGAGCTCCGCAAGCGCGGCGGTGTCTCTTCAACCCTGGTTGAAAAGATGGATGAGATGGGCATTCTTGGCAATATGCCAGAAGACAACCAGCTCAGTCTCTTTGATGATTTGTTTTGA
- a CDS encoding DUF443 family protein produces MFKPAKIEYLPKMNFRYRLLKVENKWYLMEVDRPIITSYFLSWFTYFVPHKAYQLTEDEVEAIAPKVLERDKNIFSTQTKAGISALGAGSLAVLLGRAFPIEDYLYFSSHLLNLVLMILVLCIVIGLRIWLSTRKIETVMIASKKAKRIYCRPVKFRIVLRNLLFLIVPLFLSSAMIYSVLSKIKPNLIVHMGLFVTSFMYLASAILGLYAPGDDFKAKVK; encoded by the coding sequence ATGTTTAAACCCGCAAAAATCGAGTATTTACCGAAAATGAATTTTCGCTATCGTTTGTTAAAAGTAGAGAATAAGTGGTATTTAATGGAAGTCGATCGGCCAATTATAACAAGTTATTTTCTCTCATGGTTTACCTATTTTGTCCCTCATAAAGCTTATCAGCTGACAGAGGATGAAGTAGAAGCAATTGCTCCGAAAGTGCTTGAAAGAGATAAGAACATATTTTCTACTCAGACTAAAGCAGGGATTTCAGCTCTTGGTGCTGGTTCCTTAGCAGTTTTACTAGGCAGAGCTTTTCCGATAGAGGATTATTTATATTTTAGTTCCCATCTACTCAATCTAGTGTTAATGATCCTTGTTCTATGTATTGTTATTGGGCTTCGTATTTGGCTGAGTACTAGGAAAATAGAGACGGTGATGATAGCTTCTAAGAAAGCTAAAAGAATCTATTGTCGCCCAGTAAAATTTAGGATAGTACTAAGAAATCTTTTATTTTTGATAGTTCCTTTGTTTTTGTCAAGTGCAATGATTTACTCAGTTTTGAGTAAAATTAAACCAAATCTAATTGTTCATATGGGCCTATTTGTTACTTCATTTATGTATTTAGCATCAGCTATTTTAGGCTTATATGCTCCAGGCGATGATTTCAAAGCTAAAGTCAAGTAG
- a CDS encoding AAA family ATPase, protein MARYLVGPYNNSWNFMDALEKAQDGDTIEFENGYVFQWPTNKVIEIDKNLHFVGHVVPNPNGNGRMFNNTIEASFRFVEGAQVTFEDLWFKVGGNYTTLLLWNSSDITCKQVYFEATTPTNNEFFIYMDTHSKLTLEGVGMKVPEKHQSAIGMSASELSIRNSTIFSKIDLSEGSKLTLENVHIEKFGNNTIHAKDSEVIAKNSTITGGDLEKDFPPVWLRNVIWESENCKIELPTGTGVCLDNNVQFNSDSDRITSINSFNSMIRAHQATFTEFLCVYEESFASLTGETTFLNENAETISFGVFDDGVLMAEHMICHKIADPNIRLQGGAFAKVGTMTYKQGDARDLTKEIEDDCDYLVGREVAKGNVQVVPTRQATDATVAPTTARDSGPEKKQDALQELNSLIGLEKVKHEIKKMINMVEFNKKRIASGKAPEKQTLHAAFMGNPGTGKTTVARLLGQVLFDAGVLSGEEFRFVEATESDLISSNIGGTAEQTQALLEKARGGILFIDEAYSLDKKDSGADFGIEAINTILKFMEDNRDDIMIIFAGYTKEMEEFLKTNPGLRSRVPNNFIFEDFTGDEIVQLGEMILSKGDYKLEDRDYYARHVKRAYDGSLDKSNGRWIRNLDEQLTKTMADRVVAQGSDDIETILNSDIDAVLNQGKYQAGADKEEDGMAALNRLVGIAKVKEQVEQFVAMAEFNQKRAEQGGIVEDTTLHSLFLGNPGTGKTTVARILGNILFQKGVIKQKKFIEVSRSNLVGGYQGQTALKTREVLESALGGVLFIDEAYTLYTGSNDDFGKEALDEVLKFMEDHRRDIVIIFAGYTREMHDFLQVNSGLQSRIPTTFDFEDYSPNEIVEIGLLGLRKQGYQVNEALYGEIVRKNYMRANDHSNGRWVRNLNEKLLRQVSTRVTREGSTDYNSILDQDLEALRENGNTEHPHTVDDQGYVLP, encoded by the coding sequence GTGGCAAGATATTTAGTAGGTCCTTACAACAATAGTTGGAACTTTATGGATGCACTTGAAAAAGCGCAGGATGGGGATACCATCGAGTTTGAAAATGGGTATGTCTTTCAATGGCCGACAAATAAAGTGATTGAGATCGACAAAAACCTTCATTTCGTGGGGCATGTGGTCCCAAATCCAAATGGCAATGGGCGCATGTTTAACAACACGATTGAGGCTTCCTTCCGATTTGTAGAGGGAGCTCAGGTGACATTTGAAGATCTGTGGTTTAAAGTTGGTGGGAATTATACTACCTTGCTCTTATGGAATAGCTCAGATATCACCTGTAAACAGGTCTATTTTGAAGCAACCACTCCAACAAATAATGAATTTTTTATCTATATGGATACGCATTCGAAGTTGACACTGGAAGGAGTCGGGATGAAGGTTCCGGAAAAACACCAAAGTGCCATCGGTATGTCCGCTTCGGAATTGTCTATTCGCAATTCAACGATCTTTTCTAAGATTGATCTGTCAGAAGGATCTAAATTGACCTTAGAAAATGTCCATATTGAAAAATTTGGGAATAATACGATCCATGCCAAGGACTCAGAAGTGATTGCAAAAAATTCAACGATTACAGGCGGGGATCTGGAAAAGGATTTTCCACCAGTTTGGTTGAGGAATGTCATCTGGGAGTCTGAAAACTGTAAAATTGAGCTACCTACCGGTACTGGGGTCTGTCTTGATAATAATGTTCAATTCAATTCGGATTCGGATCGTATAACCTCCATCAATTCATTCAATAGTATGATCCGAGCTCACCAGGCTACATTTACAGAATTTTTATGCGTCTATGAAGAGTCCTTTGCTTCCCTGACTGGAGAAACAACCTTCTTGAATGAGAATGCCGAAACCATTTCATTTGGCGTTTTTGATGATGGTGTGCTGATGGCTGAGCATATGATTTGTCATAAGATTGCGGATCCTAATATACGGCTTCAAGGTGGAGCCTTTGCGAAGGTGGGCACCATGACCTATAAGCAAGGGGATGCGCGTGATCTGACCAAGGAAATTGAGGATGACTGTGATTATCTTGTCGGTAGAGAAGTGGCCAAGGGCAATGTGCAAGTCGTTCCTACGAGACAAGCGACGGATGCAACGGTGGCTCCAACCACCGCAAGAGACTCTGGACCAGAGAAGAAACAAGATGCTCTTCAAGAACTCAATAGCCTGATTGGTCTTGAAAAAGTCAAACATGAGATCAAGAAGATGATCAACATGGTGGAATTTAACAAGAAACGAATCGCCAGTGGCAAGGCTCCTGAAAAACAAACCCTTCATGCTGCCTTTATGGGAAATCCTGGTACAGGGAAAACGACTGTGGCCCGTCTGTTAGGACAAGTGCTCTTTGATGCAGGTGTTCTCTCAGGGGAGGAATTCCGTTTCGTGGAAGCAACGGAGTCCGATTTGATCTCTTCGAATATTGGAGGAACAGCTGAACAGACCCAAGCCCTGCTTGAAAAAGCGCGAGGAGGCATCCTCTTTATTGATGAAGCCTATAGCTTGGATAAAAAGGACAGCGGTGCGGACTTTGGGATCGAGGCGATCAATACCATCCTCAAATTTATGGAGGACAATCGTGACGACATCATGATTATCTTTGCCGGCTATACCAAGGAAATGGAGGAGTTCTTAAAGACCAATCCAGGCCTTCGTTCTCGGGTACCAAATAATTTCATCTTTGAAGATTTCACAGGAGATGAGATTGTCCAACTAGGTGAAATGATCCTGAGCAAAGGAGACTACAAACTCGAAGACCGGGATTACTATGCGCGGCATGTTAAGCGGGCTTATGATGGCTCGCTAGATAAGAGCAATGGTCGCTGGATCCGTAACCTGGATGAGCAATTGACCAAGACCATGGCAGATCGGGTGGTGGCCCAAGGTTCCGATGATATTGAGACCATCCTCAATAGCGATATCGATGCTGTTCTTAACCAAGGCAAGTATCAAGCAGGAGCCGACAAGGAAGAAGATGGGATGGCCGCCCTCAACCGTTTGGTTGGAATTGCTAAGGTGAAAGAGCAAGTCGAACAATTCGTAGCCATGGCTGAGTTCAATCAAAAACGAGCTGAACAAGGTGGCATCGTCGAAGACACGACCTTGCACTCCCTCTTTCTTGGAAATCCTGGTACAGGGAAGACCACCGTGGCCCGCATTTTGGGCAATATCCTCTTCCAAAAAGGGGTTATTAAGCAGAAGAAATTCATCGAAGTATCGCGGAGCAATCTGGTTGGAGGCTACCAAGGTCAAACAGCCTTAAAGACGCGTGAAGTTTTGGAGAGTGCACTGGGTGGGGTCCTCTTTATCGATGAGGCCTACACGCTCTATACTGGTTCAAATGATGATTTTGGGAAGGAAGCTTTGGATGAAGTCCTCAAATTTATGGAGGACCACCGTCGTGATATCGTCATTATCTTTGCTGGCTATACCAGAGAGATGCATGACTTCTTGCAGGTCAATTCAGGTTTGCAAAGTCGGATCCCGACTACATTTGATTTTGAAGACTACAGCCCAAATGAGATCGTTGAGATCGGTCTGTTGGGATTGCGCAAGCAAGGCTACCAAGTCAATGAAGCTCTTTATGGAGAAATCGTCAGAAAAAATTATATGCGTGCCAATGACCATAGTAATGGTCGCTGGGTCCGCAATCTCAATGAAAAACTCTTGCGCCAAGTATCGACGCGAGTAACCCGTGAAGGTAGTACGGATTACAATTCGATTTTGGATCAAGATTTAGAAGCCTTGAGGGAGAATGGCAATACTGAACATCCCCATACGGTAGATGATCAAGGATATGTTCTTCCTTAA